The window GAGGTTACCGAGagcgctgctggggctgctgtgtttGTCCTCTCTCAACCCTCGGCAGCTCTTTGGAAACGGGACTCATTCCACAGTGCGGTTATGGAAAGGGGGGAAGAAATCCTTTCGACCAGGTGGGACAGAGCCCACCACCTCCGCTCGCTTTCCCGGAATTCCATAGCCCCCAGCCCAGTCCCTGTGCGCTCTCTCCTCACTGCACTCCCCAGATTTCTGAGTTCTGGGAACGGCTTTGCTCTTTTTCCTCGGTTTCAAGTCAGTTCCGCAGGAATCCCATAATAACGGTGCCCGTCTCCGGCATGAGTCAGTCCCGTGGGAGCGATCGGTTTGCAGGCAGGAGTCCCACCAGCGTTCCTGGCCCCGGCAGAGCTCACAAGAcagctgttttcctcttcttttgtcATGTGGaagtgggacagggctggagctcctgcaggatgaAACATGAGTTATAGCATCTCTCCCACAAAGcgatcccagccctgcctggagcgCAGGCCTAGGTGGAAAAAACCTCCTGGATCTGGGTAAACGCGGGGGAAAATACAAAGTCAGGGCGCTCAGGGAACATCGGATGCTGCGGAGCTCCCTCGCCAGCCTCCTCCCACGGGCAGCAGGTTGGCTCCTGGGAGgagtggcagcacagggaggtccccatccctgtccctgtccctgtgtcccgcagagctgcctcagcaggcagcagctcctggctgccatccggcagatgcagcagctgctcaagGGCCAGGAGACGCGCTTCTCCGAAGGGCTGCGCGCTGTCAGGAGCCGCCTGAGCACCATCCACGCCTCCCTGGCCAAGGCCGCCCCGGAGCCGCCCGCTGGTGAGTCCCTGGGACAGCATTCCAGGGAAATCGCAGGTAAAGCGTGGCTTGGAAGGACAGGCCCCCCTCTAAACTCATCCCATTTCCATGATCTCgcagctgcctgtcctgccctccAAGCCCCTGCGGATGGGAGGAAGTTCGGCACCAAATATTTGGTGGATCACGAGGTTCACTTTGCCTGTGACCCAGGattccagctcctgggctccagCACACGGATATGCCAGGCCAACGGCAGCTGGACAGGGCAGGAGGCCCGCTGTGCAGGTACTGCTCATTGCCTGCCCTGCAATGTCCTTTGGAAAGGTGGATTATTATAAACACGGGGGGATATTAGGGTGCTCAAAGTGGGGAGGGATCGCAGCTGCCCCCCAAAGTtccagagatgctgcagctcccatgattttgggatttctctgtCTTAAGGAAAAGTGGGACTTagcagctcagcaggagagATGAGGGGAAACGATATCCTGGCTGTGACGTGCCTGGTGTAGGGTACCAAAGCATCCCGGTGTGTGCAGCATTCCTGAGCCTTTCTTCCCAAAAGGAGATAACACAGAACATGCCTGCTTTTCCCGCAGAGATCAGAGAGTGCTcgagcagcccctgccagaaTGGTGGGACGTGCCTGGAGGGTCTCAACCACTTCAAATGCCTCTGTCCCCCGCAGTGGACGGGAGCCACCTGCCAGCACCAGGCTCAGACCGGTGGGTGACCCTTGCTGGGGGATAAATGGGAGCATTTCAtcccccagctcatcccagctccccatcccGCCGTTTTCCCGCAGCTCCTCCCACCTGGAGCGTGACGGATGACCCGGCCTTCAGCCGGCAGCCCCGCTGTTCCCAGATCGCCCAgacccagcagtgcagctgcgATCCCGGCTTCCACATGAGCGGCACGGCTTCCAATGGGATCTGCCAGGGTGAGTCGGGATACGGGAGGGCTGCGGGGCTGCAGGGTCACGGAGTCACATTGGTAGGGACCACAGTGGCTCAGCGCcgccatcccagagcacacagcacaggattgtgcccagctggctctggaatatctccagtgacCGGcggctgctccaagctccttCTGGAGGCTCCAAGctctccatcccatccatggATGGTTGAGCTCAGACCGGGCGCAGTGTCGCCCTCTGCGGGACACCGCTGGTCACAGCCCTCGAGCTGCGCTCCCATTCCCTGGAATCTGCCATCGGCCCCTTCCCAACCCACCTCGTGCCCGCTCCTCCGGCCCGCGCTCGCTCCCTGGGTTTTCCCAGGAGGCTGGAGTGAGATCTCGGTGAATCCCTGTCTCCGCAGACCTCAACGAGTGCGAGGTGTACCGGCAGCAAGGGGGACCCCGGCTCTGTGCCCACGCCTGTGTCAACATTCCCGGCTCCTTccgctgctcctgccccacaggaTACGTCCTGCTGGGCGACGGCAAGAGCTGCGAAGGTGAGAAGGCTGGAATCCACTTGGTCCCAAGTGCTCTGccattttcccccacttttttcTCCATATCCAAGGGAAAGGCTGGTGTAGAGGGGAGGGGGATGATGGAGTGATGCTTTGCAGGATGGCAGCGGATGGAGGATGTTTGGATTGGCAAGAGTTCCAGTTGGATGCGGAGCTGGGTGGGGAAATGAATCCCAGGGTtgtgctggagaagggaaaactcCACCAGAGGGCttcaaaaaatccctaaaaatgaaaataaaatgcttctcTGGAAGCATGGCTGcacctctccctctcctcctctccctttccctctcccctctcctttaCCTCTCTGGATGATGGAGCAACACTTTGGGTCTGCACCTCCTTGAAGATGACCCCACTGTGGCTGTGGGAAATGTTCCTGGAGCAAGGAATTCCTGAGAAGAGCCAAAAGGAATGTTAAACTTCCAGAATTCCATGATCAGTTCAGAGGGTGGCAGCATCTCCCCCAATCCAAGGGAATTGGGGTGCAGGTGGAAGGCAGCGGGTGGGAATGGTGGGAGGCCAAAACTGCTGAAAGCCTCCTGATAAACAGGGAATTTTTTGTGCCCTGAAGTGTTGCTTGCTGCAGTTCAGGGTGAGAAAATCCCTATTTCCCCATTCCTCCCTGATTTTCCCGTGTTCCATGGCATCTCACTAATGCTCCTAGCAAATCCTCTGcattccagctcctgccaggcatCCCACGGGTGTTCAGTAAATACAAAGGGACGGTGTTTCCAAACAATCCAGCAGAAagtttggaaaagcagctgccttcCTGCTGGCAGAGGGCTGCTCTTAACCCATGCTGGCCTGGGCCAGAGCTTGGGGAGAGGAGGTGGAATTCCGGGatgctcccatattttttggATCGTTTAACCTGTTTCAATGTGGTTTTGCCTATTTTCTGATGGAAAGGTGAGCTCAGTTGGACGCTTCCATGCCCTGACGCCGCTTCCCGCCCCTGTTTTCCAGATATTGACGAGTGCTCCCTATCCCAGGATAACTGCACAAGCGGGAGCACCTGCATCAACACCGGGGGGGGATTCCAGTGCGTCACCCCCGAGTGTCCCCCGGCCGCCGGCAACGTCTCCTACGTCAAAACCTCCCCTTTGTAAGTGTGGGCACAGAATCCAAAACCTCCCCCTTGTAAGTGTGGGACACTAAATCCAAAACCTCCCCCTTGTAGGTGCGGGGCACAAAATCCAAAACCTCCCCCTTGTAAGTGCGGGGCACAAAATCCACGGCACGGCATTCCTATGGATCCAACACGGGCAAGGTGGGCACGGACGCCACATCCCCAGAAAACCtctccttgcttttctttccgCAGCCAGTGCGAGCGCAACCCGTGCCCCATGGAGAGCCGCTCGTGCCACCAGGCGCCCAAAACCATCTCCTTCCACTacctgccccttccctccaaGCTGCAGACCCCGGCGCCGCTGTTCCGCATGGCcacggcggcggctccgggccgGCCGGGCCCCGACAGCCTGCGCTTCGGCATCGCGGGCGGCAACGAGCGCGGGCACTTCGTGGTGCAGCGCTCGGACCGGCACAccggggagctgctgctgctgcagagcctgcgCGGGCCCCGCACCGTCCACGTGGACGTGGACATGGCCGAGTACCTGGACCGGGCGTTCCAGGCCAAGCACCTGTCCAAAATCACTCTCTTTGTCTCGGCTTATGAGTTTTAGGGGTGgatcctgctccctgctcagcatccCGTGGATCACAGGGGAagtccaggctggagctgctctgcagacatccagcctccctgctctgtcccaaaGTTCTTCTTCCCATGTGGATTTACACCGCCAAATGAGGTGGACAAgctcatccccatcctcatcccagctccagagagAGGATGTCCTGCAACAGCAGATGGAAACCACAGCCCTGATTTCCTCTGAATTCCCGATTTTTCCTTTAGGAAGCAGTGAAACCAAGTGTGTGGGAAGAGGGAGGCTCATGGcctttcctgctcccctcccttgTTGCACCCAGTCCTGCTCCCTAAAAACACACTTCCACTTCCCTCCGGATGCTGAGAATCCCCCTGGCAGCCTGTAGGGATTGAGGTCTGGTGCCTCGATCCCCTGGGATTGATCAGGGCTGGAACATTCCATGGGTGCCCTCCTTGGCAAGCGGGGCAAAGGCAGAATTCCAGGGCTATCCCTGCTCCTTAAACCTCTCAAATGGGGATCCCCCATGGATcctcctcacagcagagcttcAGCTGCATGTGGAGGTGGgaattttccctgctccatcagtCAGAGCCTCCATCCTGGCATAGGAatgctgggaagagctgggattCAGCTTTTCTCCAGGGGGATTCACCCTCCTGCTTGTGCGTGTTCTGCATGTTCCCTCATCCCACTGGATTTAGTACAATTAAAGGATGATGTAAAGGATGTCACTGGAGTGAAGCACCTGATGGATGTGTGGATGGGGGGAATTCTCACCCAGAGCAGTCCAAGAGGAAttggggtctgggagggcaAGAACCCTTTAtccatggttttattttcctgctctgttttgtTTGGGAGGGGCTGGCTGATAGCAGGGGGTTCATTCTCCCCAGAGCATCCTTATCCCTGAGcattttcagcctggagaatcCTTCCCCCCAAAGAATCTTCATCCTGGGAATCCTCATCCCTGAGCATCCTTTCCCCTGGGAACCCTCACTCCCTTACATCCTGCTAAGCTGCACCCACCAAAACTATTCCCACTCCTTGTCCTGGGGAAAGAGACTTCCCAAGATGGATCTGTCTCCTCTGGGGGATCGAGCTcctggatttttgtggggtACAGGAGCCTGGGAAGGGGTTGGATCTCTCCAGCAGAACAAGAAGGGACATTCAGGGCTGTTGTCGGCGGATGGAGGATGTTTGGATTGGCAGGAGCTCCGGCTGGAcgtggagctgggcagggaaatgTATCCCAGGGTTGtgctgggggagggaagggaaaactcCAGAGTGCTTCAAAGATAACCCCAAAACTTaggagaaaatgcttttctagaAGCAcggctgctcctctccctgccgcttcccagcctggctggacgTGCTCCTCCAGCAGGCCATGACCCTGTTTTGGGATGATAACAAAATCTGGGAGCTGAACACCAGGAATTTGGGAGAGACAAGCTCCTGACAGGGCAGAATAGTTTCCATCTGCTGCTTTCTCCGGATAACACAGCTGGAGACGGGCGCCTGGACCACGCTCCGGAGGCTTTTCCTTGCGGCACCATCCCAAACTGACAACATTTTCCTAATTCCTGAGGTCAGGGTGAGCTGGtttctcccttccagccctggaaaAGTTTAAGTTCGGCTCTTTGCCTTTCTCAACCTCTGGCTGCCATTCCAGTTGActgaaggagattttttttccctccccagagcagccgCTCCGGCATCTTTCAGACTTCCCGAGGTTGGAATTTGCAGAGAGAGGCTCTTCCAGTCTTGAAATACAACTTTCATTTGGGATAATAATATTTaggagctgaaaaaaaatagcaggaatgcttctgcttccctttggtgggcacagctggcccCAGATGTGCTGTCCCAAAACCACCATTTCCCACCCCAGAATATTTAACCAaaaatttaggatttttccttcgAGTCTAGATTTtcctggacttttttttttcctttgcctagGGCCTGGGGAGATGATGCTGAGTCCTGTGGGCatcagctccagggctgcaccTGTGCTGATGGAGCTAATTAGTCCTAAGCAGCACTAATGACTCTCCCCAGCCGCCACCACCTCGTCCCCTGTAGGAatgctgttttccagccttttctttGGATTTGCCTGATTTCCCTGATGATCAGGACCCCGCGTCCTGCTTGCCTTGCTCAGGTGTGTGAGGCCCAAGGGAGATGATTCTTCCCTGAAGGATCTGAGGCTCCTCCCGCTCGGAATCCCATAGGAATCCATGCCTTGTTTTTATAAAGTTTATTCGGTTGCTAGCGCTGAAAAAAGCCGAGTCCTGTATCCTGAaaagcaggcagggaggcagctggaCAGGATACAAATGTGACTTTTCCCGGGAACGTTTGATTAAACGTCATTGAAGTGACTCTGACAAACACGTCTTCCCTTCGCCCACCACATTTTTATTAAGTGACTGTCTTGGAACCACTTTATCGCGGGTTTTGTCACGCCCTGACCCCGACAGCGACTCCAGGCACCGCTTCTGTCccgccctggggacacacactCTCTGGTTAATTACGAGCGTCACTAATTAATGACGCACCCGCCGCTTCCCCTCACACGCAccggccgccagggggcgctgccCACAGTGCGtgaggggggcgggggggggcggCGGCCATGACGCAGAGGCGGGAGGGGAGGCCCATTCCCGCTCCCCATGCCCGTCCCGGTTCTCGTCAGACGGAAGCCACcgcccttttccccctttccctcccttttccccccttttttccccaccattCCCGGGGGGACGCCGCCACCACGTGACGGGCGCGGGGCACGTGACAGCACGCGCggcgaggccccgccccctccgcgCGCGCacggcggcggcgccggccgAGGGGAAGCGGAGGAGGGCGGGGCCCGTGCGTGACGTCGCTGCGAGGTTGACGGGCGTGGCGGAAAGCCAATGGGCGCGCGAGACGCGGCGGCCGCGGCCAATGGCGGCGCGCGGGGGGCGGGCCCAGGGCCgcggcggaggaggaggaggagcgcggcgggcggcggcggcggcgtgAGGGGACGCGACGACATCGCGGCCCCGGCGGGCGCGGAAGACGctgtggcggcggcggcggcgcgtGCGGGCCGCGGGCGCTGAGCGAGCGTGTGCGGGCAAAGCGCCCggggccgctgccgccgctgctgctgccgccgttctcctcctcctccttctcttccctcagccGCCGCCGCCATTTTGTGCGAGTGCCTCGCGCGGGCGCCATGTTTGTAAGGAAGAATTAGGGCCGCCATCTCcggccagcagcacctccctcccCCGTGTGTGTGTCCTCCCGCTCTCCTgtgccccggggctgccgctcgagccgccgccgccgccaccgcctcCCCGCAGCGCCCGCGcggggcggccgggcccgggcgcTGAGT of the Camarhynchus parvulus chromosome 3, STF_HiC, whole genome shotgun sequence genome contains:
- the FBLN7 gene encoding fibulin-7; the protein is LLLLLLPLLLPLPAAPAAQSCLSRQQLLAAIRQMQQLLKGQETRFSEGLRAVRSRLSTIHASLAKAAPEPPAAACPALQAPADGRKFGTKYLVDHEVHFACDPGFQLLGSSTRICQANGSWTGQEARCAEIRECSSSPCQNGGTCLEGLNHFKCLCPPQWTGATCQHQAQTAPPTWSVTDDPAFSRQPRCSQIAQTQQCSCDPGFHMSGTASNGICQDLNECEVYRQQGGPRLCAHACVNIPGSFRCSCPTGYVLLGDGKSCEDIDECSLSQDNCTSGSTCINTGGGFQCVTPECPPAAGNVSYVKTSPFQCERNPCPMESRSCHQAPKTISFHYLPLPSKLQTPAPLFRMATAAAPGRPGPDSLRFGIAGGNERGHFVVQRSDRHTGELLLLQSLRGPRTVHVDVDMAEYLDRAFQAKHLSKITLFVSAYEF